The DNA segment CGCTCATGAAAATAGCGAGGGGAGAAAAGGTCGATGAGAGGTTCACCCTGGAAGAGTTCAACGAGATACTGGAGCTCCTTAAAGGATAGACTGAAGGACGCGCCTCACGTAGTCTTTCCCCGGACTTTCGGGGAAGTTGTAAGGCTCTTTCTTTGGCCTTTCATTGTAGTACGGCCTGTTACAGCCCGGACAGCCATGGGTGGCGAAGATCTCAGGTGGAATCACCAAGGCAAGCTCATCAGCATCGACCCCAAACCCGACGAGGGAACCTTTCTCATCGAACTCAAAGTCCTCTAATGTAGCGAGCCCTTCCTTTATGAGGTAATGGGCCACCTGGATTCTCCTGTACCTGGCGAGGCTCGGGGGTTCCGCGTTCTCAAGGCGGGTCCCCCTAATGGGCGTGAACGCGAAGAGGGAAACCCATGCACCCGTCGAGTACGCCCGCTCAATGGTCCCAATGAGCTCCTTATCCGTCTCTCCGAGCCCGACTATTACGTGCACGAGGGCTTTCCCATCGCCGAAGACGTCGATGACATCTTCCGTGAAGCGCCACATGTCGTCCCAGGAGTAAAGGGACTCCTTAATTTCCGGATAGAGCCTCTCGCTGGCCACGTCGAGGCCGACGCCTATGTAGTCAACCCCCCTTGATTTGAACTCCATGAGAGTGCCCCTGTCCACGGGGGTTATCGAGACCGAGACCGGAATGCCTAGGGGCTGGAAAAGATCGAGGAGTTCAATAACGTCGGAGACCAGGCCGGGGTAGTCAACCGTCTGGAGACATATTCTTGCAAAACCGCCCGCTGGAAGGTTTTCAACCACTTCCTCAACATCAAAGGCGGGCCAGGTTATGCGGGACAGCCTCCTGAGATCCGCCTCGCTTCCCCTGGCCTGGGGGCAGAAGGCACAGTTGTTCCTGCACCGGCCGTCGTGGTACGTCATGAGATACGCCGTCCTTGGCTTGGCCAGCATCCGGGCCTTTATCAGCCCCATCGCTATGGCGGTTCCATAGGAGACCCTGATCTTCATTTCTCCCTACCTCCCATGATGAGAGGCGCGTGGACTATTATAAGTGATGCGGCCGCTATGAAGGGGAGCAGTGGAAAGACACCAGCGTACCCCCTCAAACCAGCGACGTAGCCGAGGACAACCTGTCCCCCGAGCATCCCGAGGTCAAAGAACATCGTGTACACACTCGAACCCATCGTCCGTATCCTCCCGGGCAGGGGGGCGAGGGCCATGAGCTGCATCGCCGGAACCGAAAGGCCGAACCCCCCACCTATCAGAAGGGCGCTTATGTATGAGGGATAGGGGAGCCTGTAGTATATGAGAACCACGTACCCCGCAATGACCAGGAGAACCCCCGTCCTTATAACGGGTATGGGGCCGATCCTGTCCGCGGTCCTGCCCCCTATCAGCCTCATTATAAAGCTCGCCACACCCATGACCATCATGTAGAGGCCGAACACCCTCTGGGGAAGGTCAATGGTCTTGTAAAACGCCGGCAGGTACGTGATAACGCCCGCATATGAGAAGGCAAAGAAAAACAGGGC comes from the Thermococcus thioreducens genome and includes:
- a CDS encoding radical SAM protein — encoded protein: MKIRVSYGTAIAMGLIKARMLAKPRTAYLMTYHDGRCRNNCAFCPQARGSEADLRRLSRITWPAFDVEEVVENLPAGGFARICLQTVDYPGLVSDVIELLDLFQPLGIPVSVSITPVDRGTLMEFKSRGVDYIGVGLDVASERLYPEIKESLYSWDDMWRFTEDVIDVFGDGKALVHVIVGLGETDKELIGTIERAYSTGAWVSLFAFTPIRGTRLENAEPPSLARYRRIQVAHYLIKEGLATLEDFEFDEKGSLVGFGVDADELALVIPPEIFATHGCPGCNRPYYNERPKKEPYNFPESPGKDYVRRVLQSIL